CCCGCAGAACCTTCAGAACAGAGCTTGCATAGTGATTCATGGCTTGATGAGAAACGTCACTTCGTCCTCTTGACATGAGAAACACACGAACGACAGATCATCAGATATCAGAGAGTAAAATACTTTGATTTATATTACAGTAATCAGAAACTCTGCTTCACTTATCATTTGTACAGTTTGGAAACATACAGTACTAGATTCTCCAACCGTAAACTACaaacatattaattttaaaaagcaataaaatgaCAACAAATCTGAAGTAAACATCTGAAAACAAgcaatacaaaacaaataacctcacagataaaaaaaaaaatgactgtaaagTGAGACACATGCAAATAAAGGTCTTTGAGAGGCACAGTTTATAGTCAATGTGAGACACTTTTCTGCTGATGATTGCAGACTGGCACTCGTGTTGGGCGTCAGAGGTCAGCGCCGTGATGAGGCTCATTCAGGTTTTTCTCCTTCACCGTAGAGTTTCCGCAGACTGGAGTCCAACAGGTAATCAACAGACCTGATGACCGACATTAAAACACTGTGAATGAGAGACACTCACACGCTCGCACACACACCCActgacactctcacacactctctcacacacccaCCTGTCAATGGGTGTGATGATGAAGGGGATGGTGGAGAGGCCAATGGCGGTTGTCGTCCACTTGCGCACAGGAAGTGGCCAGCGGGTGGTTTTCCCCAGCAGGAAGAGAGACGCGGCACAGACGCGGTTGATGGTGAATCCAGGAATCGCGACTGAAGCCAGAGCCTGCCATACGAAGGTGT
This Ctenopharyngodon idella isolate HZGC_01 chromosome 5, HZGC01, whole genome shotgun sequence DNA region includes the following protein-coding sequences:
- the mtfp1 gene encoding mitochondrial fission process protein 1; protein product: MEHTPEKQSEEVDIYRDTWVRFLGYANEVGEAFRALVPVSAVWASYAVATAYVSADALDKGKKAAAAHGEDAGKAVRVGVAVVDTFVWQALASVAIPGFTINRVCAASLFLLGKTTRWPLPVRKWTTTAIGLSTIPFIITPIDRSVDYLLDSSLRKLYGEGEKPE